The following coding sequences lie in one Halorarum halophilum genomic window:
- a CDS encoding DUF255 domain-containing protein encodes MNEETRVEWHEWGADAFDAAERTGKPVLLWLTATWCDDCHEMAVETFGDPRIAANVNDGFVPVLVDVDRHPRVRERYNMGGFPSTVFTTPAGELLTGATYLGPTGFRQVLDSVRESWDAKGEAAGRVPRALADDPTPSGPVDERIDEHLAGQLDAQWDPEFAGWGTDAKFPLPHTIEFALKRDRYKATQTLDAIERNLRDDDGGFFRYAGARDWSDPHREKLLDDNAALLRAYANAYLYTGDGTYRDVAVDAADFLREELWSGFAFGGSIDPAGDRRDLTAYAGGNALAADALSTLYAYTDDADARASAEDALAYLRSDLVDEDGRVLHFADREEAGEVDVLSDCARVVGAFATAAQTFGDEVETARTVADRALDVLGDESALRDGRASGPGLLDRPLRPIDDNVEFADALCDLAALTGDDAYRERAREIVGAFAGAADRMGTQVAGYGGVAARLTRDPFVVDVGAPPGSDLHRAALRIADHEKVVVPGADEPPEGTAVIRGRDHPPAADPEELMALVASTADE; translated from the coding sequence ATGAACGAGGAGACCCGCGTCGAGTGGCACGAGTGGGGCGCGGACGCCTTCGACGCCGCCGAACGGACGGGCAAACCCGTGCTGCTCTGGCTCACGGCGACGTGGTGTGACGACTGTCACGAGATGGCCGTCGAGACGTTCGGCGACCCCCGGATCGCGGCCAACGTCAACGACGGCTTCGTCCCCGTGCTCGTCGACGTGGACCGCCACCCGCGGGTCCGCGAGCGGTACAACATGGGCGGGTTCCCCTCGACCGTGTTCACCACGCCCGCGGGCGAACTCCTTACGGGCGCGACGTACCTCGGCCCGACCGGGTTCCGACAGGTGCTCGACAGCGTCCGCGAGTCGTGGGACGCGAAGGGCGAGGCGGCGGGCCGCGTCCCCCGCGCGCTGGCCGACGATCCGACCCCCTCCGGACCGGTCGACGAGCGGATCGACGAGCATCTGGCCGGCCAGCTGGACGCCCAATGGGACCCCGAGTTCGCGGGGTGGGGCACCGACGCGAAGTTCCCCCTCCCGCACACGATCGAGTTCGCGCTCAAGCGCGACCGGTACAAGGCGACCCAGACGCTCGACGCGATCGAGCGCAACCTCCGCGACGACGACGGCGGCTTCTTCCGGTACGCCGGCGCCCGCGACTGGAGCGACCCCCACCGCGAGAAACTGCTCGACGACAACGCCGCGCTCCTGCGGGCGTACGCGAACGCCTACCTCTACACGGGCGACGGGACGTACCGCGACGTCGCGGTCGACGCCGCCGACTTCCTCCGAGAGGAGCTCTGGTCCGGGTTCGCCTTCGGCGGCAGCATCGACCCCGCGGGCGACCGTCGGGACCTCACCGCGTACGCCGGCGGCAACGCGCTCGCCGCGGACGCGCTGTCGACGCTGTACGCGTACACCGACGACGCCGACGCCCGGGCGTCGGCCGAGGACGCGCTGGCGTACCTGCGGTCGGACCTGGTCGACGAGGATGGCCGCGTCCTCCACTTCGCCGACCGCGAGGAGGCGGGCGAGGTCGACGTTCTGTCGGACTGTGCCCGCGTCGTCGGCGCGTTCGCCACCGCCGCCCAGACGTTCGGCGACGAGGTGGAGACGGCCCGGACAGTCGCCGACCGCGCGCTCGACGTGCTCGGCGACGAGTCGGCCCTCCGCGACGGCCGCGCCAGCGGGCCGGGACTGCTCGACAGGCCCCTCCGACCGATCGACGACAACGTCGAGTTCGCGGACGCGCTGTGCGATCTCGCGGCGCTCACGGGGGACGACGCCTACCGGGAGCGCGCCCGGGAAATCGTCGGCGCGTTCGCGGGCGCGGCCGACCGGATGGGTACCCAGGTGGCCGGCTACGGCGGCGTCGCTGCCAGACTCACCCGCGACCCGTTCGTCGTCGACGTCGGTGCGCCCCCCGGGTCGGACCTCCACCGGGCGGCCCTCCGGATCGCGGACCACGAGAAGGTCGTCGTCCCCGGCGCGGACGAACCGCCCGAGGGGACCGCGGTCATCCGTGGGCGCGACCACCCCCCGGCGGCGGACCCGGAGGAGCTGATGGCCCTCGTCGCGTCGACCGCCGACGAATAA
- a CDS encoding FxsA family protein: MRARYVIALLLLIPLADAVFLVFVADRIGGVTTVALVVLTGLIGMLLVRAEGRHTVRRLQEKLASAQIPTAELLDGGLLIAAGAFLLTPGLVTDAIGFLLAVPPTRYPVRALLDRYVLTPYIDRKTGGLATGVAWTGGFPGDDRTGGVGGAAGSGAGGPDRGGSGGAASGGAGGGRTDGSGEDVVDVDPDDYTVDEG, translated from the coding sequence ATCCGCGCACGCTACGTCATCGCGCTGTTGCTGCTCATCCCCCTCGCGGACGCCGTGTTCCTCGTCTTCGTCGCCGACCGGATCGGCGGGGTGACGACGGTCGCGCTGGTGGTACTGACGGGGCTGATCGGGATGCTACTCGTGCGGGCCGAGGGCAGACACACCGTCCGTCGGCTCCAGGAGAAACTGGCGAGCGCGCAGATCCCGACCGCGGAGCTCCTCGACGGCGGCCTGCTCATCGCCGCGGGCGCGTTCCTGCTCACGCCGGGGCTGGTGACGGACGCCATCGGCTTCCTGCTCGCGGTGCCGCCGACGCGCTATCCCGTTCGGGCCCTGCTCGACCGGTACGTGCTCACGCCGTACATCGACCGCAAGACCGGCGGCCTCGCCACGGGGGTGGCGTGGACGGGCGGGTTCCCCGGGGACGACAGGACAGGCGGCGTCGGCGGAGCAGCCGGCTCGGGTGCCGGTGGACCGGATCGCGGCGGGTCCGGCGGGGCAGCGAGCGGAGGGGCGGGGGGCGGCCGGACGGACGGGTCGGGCGAGGACGTGGTCGACGTGGACCCCGACGACTATACGGTCGATGAGGGGTGA